CGAGTATTTCCACCGTCACATAGTGGATCTCCAGCGGGTTTTCTAGCACGGTTTTCAGCTGGATCAAACACGGGCTGGTCCGTTCGCACACCTCCTCTCTATCTATTCCTCTCTTCACATACAGGACGCCATCATTTTGATTCACCTGAAACAGAGGTTCAGCCGAGCCTGTGACAATGCGATATCCTCTGTCTTTTAGCGCACTCTTATCTAGTCCCAAATCTTTAGCTATATTCCCGACCACAGTTCCATCTTCAACCTCCTCGGATATCGAATATCTGATCTGCGCAAAAGCTCCGTTCCATAATACGTCCAAAACCACCATGAGGAAAAACCAGCACCGTTTCCTCCACGATTTGCATTGTCCTCTTTGTTCCATGACTTGAATATGACATACAACAGTCCATTAAATACGTCGTATATGAAATCACAGGTCCTGAACGATGCCTTGGTCtgttttacaaaaaagaaatatgctGGAAGCAAAACACACTACTGGCTGACAATCACGATGTGGAACCTACGAAAGCGTTTCTGTTTTAGACAAATGCAAGGGCTTGGTTTGAATAAAGCTCGTGACGTAAAGTGCTGCCAAAAGCAAAGAATCGCTGAACTACACTGACACCAGGCGTTCACATTGTTATTTACACaagttgtagttttcttgtAAAATTTTAATCTATGGAGACGAAACGTTCCTACATCCATATAAACAGTTCAAACAGATCTGAATGATAAAGCCATTGGAGTTAATAACTCTCCCTTTTAATAACAGAGGGTCACAGTGGGCAGTACATACAGCAACACATTAAACAACCAcgaataaaaaaatatggaaTCCAAGACACAATAATGCACCACAACCAAAAAGCACAGTAGTTCATCAGCACCAAGCACAATGAAGAGAGCTCCAATCagtaaaagtcaaaataattaaaatctttACTGAAAAGATGCTCTGCTATTCCCCAAGAAATATACATGTTATTATCAGCTACACTTTCAATGCAATCTTACCTCTCCAGAAGTCCCCCTCCTGTCAGGCAGCACTAGAGTGTTGGCATGGCTTCCTGGGACTATAGTAGATCCTATACTCATCCTGGGTCCAACTAACATGTAGCGTTTGTCTCCAGATCTGTACTGGATGCTGTGACACAGTGTCCCATCATAATTGGGCTCTTGTAGATATTTAGAAGTGAAGTCTGTGGACTTTGAGCACTGCATTGAAATCAGCACGATGATACTGATGAGAAAAAGAGCTGAAACTGAGCCCAAAGTTATCATCAGGTAAAAAGTCATATTATTGtcctcatctgcttttgttgaaCTTTTCACATCAGAAGCAGCAAAAGCTTCTTTGGGCTCCACAACTTTGACAATGACAGTAGCTGTTGCTGAGAGTGACACGTTCCCATTGTCTTTGACCAGTATGAGCAGTTTGTGCTCAGcctcgtctgtctctgtgaatgAGCGAAGTGTTCTGATCTGTCCTGTATAGCGGTCCAAACCAAAGAGACTGTGGTCAGTAacttcctgcagtgaaaacagtaaCCAGCCGTTATATCCTATATCAGCGTCATAGGCTCTGACTTTAGTCACCAAGTGTCCTGCGTTCACATTGCGGGGAATCTCCTCCACACCTTCAGCAGAACCGTTGGAGCTGACTGGATACAGGATGACTGGAGCGTTGTCGTTCTGATCCAGAATGAACACGTTCACTGTGACGTTGCTGCTCAGTGACGGAGTTCCAGAATCTGACGCAACAACGTGGAACTCGAATGTTTTCACCGTTTCAAAGTCGAAACTTTTTAGAGCCATGATGTCTCCGTTCTCAGTGTTGATGTTTAGAAAGGAGCTGAGCAGGTTGTCTTCTCCCCTGCCCCTCAAAATTTGATATGAAATCAGCGCATTACTTCCTTCGTCGTCATCACGGGCTGTCACTGATAAAATAGACGCTCCTGGGCTGTTGTTCTCGGTTATGTAAAAAGTATATGGGCTCTGAGAAAACTCTGGACTGTTGTCATTCACATCTGACACAACAATGCTTATAGTTTTATCTGATGACAGGGATGGTTCGCCTGCGTCTTTAGCGACGATTGTTACATCATATTGTGATTGCTTCTCTCGATCCAAAAGCAACTTAGTGACTAGAGAATACATGTTGTTTTGTAAAGATGGAGCGAGCAGAAAGGGCAGATCTTGACTTATATGACATAATACTTTTCCATTGAGACCAGAATCTGCGTCTTTGACACTAATCAACGCCACTGTGGTCCCTGGTTTTGAATCTTCCGGGAGTGCGCGTGAAAAAGATGTCACCTCAATCTCTGGTGCGTTGTCATTTACGTCAATAATATTTATAATGACGGGTTTGTCTGTTGTCAGTGTCGCTGCACCTTTGTCTGATGCCTGTATATCAATTTCATATCTGGCACTGTCTTCAAAATCTATGGCCCCTGCCACAGTAATGACTCCGGTCACCGGATTTAAATCGAAACGTGCGCGTACTCGTGCATCCACGTCATTCCCAAATGAATATTCAACTTCACCGTTTGAACCTTCGTCCATATCTGTTGCATTAACATGAATAACAGTCGTGCCCAGTGGAGAATTCTCTTTTAGATTTACATGATATGAATCCTGTGTGAAAACCGGGGGATTATCATTAACATCAGAGACATCAACAATTATTGTCATGTTACCGGAGCGTGGAGGTTTACCTCCGTCAGTGGCTGTCAGAAGTAACACATGGGTTTTAACGGATTCTCTATCCAGGTGTTTTTGAAGAACTAAACTGGGAGTTTTACGGTCCTCGCCGCGATCTTTCACCTCCAAACGAAAATGTTCATTGTGACTCAACTTATACTGCTGAACGGATAATAAGCCACTATCAGCATCACGAGCAGCTTGTAGCTGAAATCTTGCTCCCGGTAATGCAGATTCATAAATCTCTAACATTTTCTCACTTTCAGGAAAGATCGGTGCGTGGTCGTTTACATCCAGAATGTCCACTGCTACGTAGTGGACCTCCAGCGGGTTTTCTAGTACAGTTTTTAATTCGATGAGACAAACCTTGCTTCGGTCGCACGCTTCCTCTCTGTCAATTTTACGGTTCACATACAATATCCCATCGTCCTGATTTACTCGAAAAGGAGGCTCTGTGGAGCTGTAGACAATGCGGTACCCCCTCTCTTTCAGCGTGGTCTTATCGAGACCTAAATCCTTCGCAATATTTCCAACAGCAGTTCCTTCTTTCACTTCCTCAGCGACGGAATATCGGACTTGTGCTGAAACTCTGCCACAAACCGTGACCAAAACCATCACGTAGACCATCCACTTTGTCCGCTCTATCCACGTCTGACATCCCCTTTGTTCCATGACgcgaatgaaaataaaaaaatctttcaaaAGGCTATATCCGTAAAATAACGACCAGTCTTTCCGTCACATAGTTTTTCATAATCCAATCATTCTCTCCCAGAGCacgagatgagatgagatataAGGTAAATTGTGAGTTCAAGCTGTTCGTGGAAAAGGCTCGGTCAGTGATGGTTTGATGAGAAATGGGATGGGTCTATTGGCTATGACGAaaacatgtgaaatatttttctgtcattaTACCGACACCAAGTGACCATGAACCACACTACAGTGCTGTATCTGAAATAAATGCATGACAAAATGTTGACTTTGCacgaaaaaataattttaaacatataatcaagaaaaaggaaaaactatattttcagaggaaacaaagaggctCCTACTCCTTCATTTGACAGTTTGTTTGTGGATACAAGAACCCCTAGTCATCATTTCGTTACTAATTATGTATTAAATTAGACcgaaaaaaaataattaggcTAACAAAGGCACAGAAGGGAAAGAGAATTGAGTTCAACTGTTTCAGCACCAAGGTCAGCGACAGTCTGCACTCAGTTCAACCACCACTGCATTTTCAGATTTACAACACGAGAGATTATATTCCAACTGCATCAAGAGTTTATATACACAAACAACTGTGATTTAATTGAGCAGGAAGGTTAACAGAAAAGATATATACTAGTAACCTGTCATACCAGTGGCCACGAGACATCAGAAGCTCTGATACAAAACAGCGTGTTGACTATGACTACTCAATTTGCATCCTCACTTTCTTGAGATTGGAATATTACTGTAAGCTGGTTGCTCCTCACAAATTGCACATAACTATGCCACTGCCACACTGATATCATCTATGTGTATAAGCAATCCAACATTATGGCACATACCTCTTTTTTTAATACAAGATAAATGTATATATCTTCTGTAAAGAAGAGTCTGATCATTGAAGGAAGACAATGTTTTCCCATTCATTTTATCAGGGTAATGCAATTGTGAAAGTCAGTAATTCTTGCTTCATAACCAAACATTTTACTCATTTTGATCCCACAGATGCAATATCTCAGGAACAATAAATGCAATGATATTAGGTATCAATGTATTACTATTTGTTCAGAATAAGGCTACACAAAGTACTGCAACAGAGTGTGAAACTAGCTTACCTCTCCAGAAGTCCCTCTCCTGTCAGGCAGCACTAGAGTATTGGCATGGCTTCCTGGGACTATAGTAGATCCTATACTCATCCTGGGTCCAACTAACATGTAGCGTTTGTCTCCAGATCTGTACTGGATGCTGTGACACAGTGTCCCATCATAATTGGGCTCTTGTAGATATTTAGAAGTGAAGTCTGTGGACTTTGAGCACTGCATTGAAATCAGCACGATGATACTGATGAGAAAAAGAGCTGAAACTGAGCCCAAAGTTATCATCAGgtaaaaagtcacattattgtcctcatctgcttttgttgaaCTTTTCACATCAGAAGCTGCAAACGCTTCTTTGGGCTCCACAACTTTGACAATGACAGTAGCTGTTGCTGAGAGTGACACGTTCCCATTGTCTTTGACCAGTATGAGCAGTTTGTGCTCAGcctcgtctgtctctgtgaatgAGCGAAGTGTTCTGATCTGTCCTGTATAGCGGTCCAAACCAAAGAGACTGTGGTCAGTAacttcctgcagtgaaaacagtaaCCAGCCGTTATATCCTATATCAGCGTCATAGGCTCTGACTTTAGTCACCAAGTGTCCTGCGTTCACATTGCGGGGAATCTCCTCCACACCTTCAGCAGAGCCGTTGGAGCTGACTGGATACAGGATGACTGGAGCGTTGTCGTTCTGATCCAGAATGAACACGTTCACTGTGACGTTGCTGCTCAGTGACGGAGTTCCAGAATCTGACGCAACAACGTGGAACTTGAAcgttttcactgtttcaaaatcaaaactttTCAGAGCCATAATGTCTCCGTTCTCGGAGTTCATATTAAGAAACGATGTCACTTTATTTTCACTACCAGAATTTCTGAGAATATGATATGAAATAAGCGCATTTTCTCCCTCGTCCCTGTCAGACGCtctcacagaaaacactgaggcTCCTGGAGTGTTATTTTCGGTGATGTAGAAGGTGTAGGGGCTCAGTGAAAACTCAGGACTGTTGTCATTCGTATCGGACACAAACACGTTAATAGTTTTTTCGGATGTCAATGCTGGTTCGCCTGCGTCTTTAGCGATTATTGTAATATCATAACTTGATTGTTGTTCCCTGTCGAGCTGTGATTTAGTGACTACAGCAAACATGTTGTCTTGTATAGATGGAGTCAATGTAAATGGGCCGTCTTCAGCGACAGAGCTAATTATTTTGCCATTTACGCCAGAATCCAAATCGGTAATGCTGATAAGCGCTACGGTTGTTCCTGGTCGAGAGTCCTCTGAAACCGCGTTTGACAATGACGCCACCTCTATCTCAGGAGCATTATCGTTCGTATCTCTGATTTTAATAATAACACTTTTATCTGTTCTGAATGGAATGAGTCCCTTATCGGTGGCCTGTATATCGATGTCATAACTGTCTTGTTCCTCAAAGTCTACACGACCTTTCACAGTGATCTCTCCAGTAACAGAGTCGATTTCAAACAGTTCCCGTATTTTATCTTTTACATCACTGCCGAATGAATAAACCACTTCTCCGTTGGCACCTTCGTCCAAATCCGTTGCGTTAACTTGGATGACTGTTGTGCCAATTGCAGAATTCTCCTGAAGCACCACTGAATATGTGTCCTTTGTGAACACCGGCATATTATCATTAACATCCAGAACATCGATGTATATTTCAACTGT
This window of the Paralichthys olivaceus isolate ysfri-2021 chromosome 9, ASM2471397v2, whole genome shotgun sequence genome carries:
- the LOC109642908 gene encoding protocadherin alpha-7-like isoform X18, with product MEQRGCQTWIERTKWMVYVMVLVTVCGRVSAQVRYSVAEEVKEGTAVGNIAKDLGLDKTTLKERGYRIVYSSTEPPFRVNQDDGILYVNRKIDREEACDRSKVCLIELKTVLENPLEVHYVAVDILDVNDHAPIFPESEKMLEIYESALPGARFQLQAARDADSGLLSVQQYKLSHNEHFRLEVKDRGEDRKTPSLVLQKHLDRESVKTHVLLLTATDGGKPPRSGNMTIIVDVSDVNDNPPVFTQDSYHVNLKENSPLGTTVIHVNATDMDEGSNGEVEYSFGNDVDARVRARFDLNPVTGVITVAGAIDFEDSARYEIDIQASDKGAATLTTDKPVIINIIDVNDNAPEIEVTSFSRALPEDSKPGTTVALISVKDADSGLNGKVLCHISQDLPFLLAPSLQNNMYSLVTKLLLDREKQSQYDVTIVAKDAGEPSLSSDKTISIVVSDVNDNSPEFSQSPYTFYITENNSPGASILSVTARDDDEGSNALISYQILRGRGEDNLLSSFLNINTENGDIMALKSFDFETVKTFEFHVVASDSGTPSLSSNVTVNVFILDQNDNAPVILYPVSSNGSAEGVEEIPRNVNAGHLVTKVRAYDADIGYNGWLLFSLQEVTDHSLFGLDRYTGQIRTLRSFTETDEAEHKLLILVKDNGNVSLSATATVIVKVVEPKEAFAASDVKSSTKADEDNNMTFYLMITLGSVSALFLISIIVLISMQCSKSTDFTSKYLQEPNYDGTLCHSIQYRSGDKRYMLVGPRMSIGSTIVPGSHANTLVLPDRRGTSGEPKAPNADWRYSASLRAGGVMQSSVHMEESSVMQGAQGVLVQNWPTASSAAARYVTLHCASAQLTDGLARQDAEGGEVSPPMGAGVDSNSWHFRYGPGGPGAPPQHLKPGEVPPEAFIIPGSPAIISIRQNQGGEDDKSDFITFGKKEEAKKKKKKKKEKKDKKDKGKDDDE
- the LOC109623885 gene encoding protocadherin alpha-3-like, yielding MMDSFGIVLLPQMMKQRGRDSWRPLLGSLVLLLSFNAASAQLRYSISEELKEGSSVGNIAKDLGIDLSVMKQRGFRIMSGTSEALFKVNANDGVLYTNHKIDREEVCKESTVCLINLKTVLENPLEVHYVTVEITDLNDHSPTFPEKTKRLEIFESALPGAKYQLQNAHDPDGGTNSVQQYKISQNDHFRLEIKDRGRDGKTPILQLQRQLDREARSNHKLLLTAIDGGNPPKTGTVEIYIDVLDVNDNMPVFTKDTYSVVLQENSAIGTTVIQVNATDLDEGANGEVVYSFGSDVKDKIRELFEIDSVTGEITVKGRVDFEEQDSYDIDIQATDKGLIPFRTDKSVIIKIRDTNDNAPEIEVASLSNAVSEDSRPGTTVALISITDLDSGVNGKIISSVAEDGPFTLTPSIQDNMFAVVTKSQLDREQQSSYDITIIAKDAGEPALTSEKTINVFVSDTNDNSPEFSLSPYTFYITENNTPGASVFSVRASDRDEGENALISYHILRNSGSENKVTSFLNMNSENGDIMALKSFDFETVKTFKFHVVASDSGTPSLSSNVTVNVFILDQNDNAPVILYPVSSNGSAEGVEEIPRNVNAGHLVTKVRAYDADIGYNGWLLFSLQEVTDHSLFGLDRYTGQIRTLRSFTETDEAEHKLLILVKDNGNVSLSATATVIVKVVEPKEAFAASDVKSSTKADEDNNVTFYLMITLGSVSALFLISIIVLISMQCSKSTDFTSKYLQEPNYDGTLCHSIQYRSGDKRYMLVGPRMSIGSTIVPGSHANTLVLPDRRGTSGEVS